GCCGTGAAAATTCGTTCTGATACAAAGCGGGACACCACAAAACGAAAAAGGGCACCCACACCCCCGCCTACGAGAATAAGAGAAAGGTTGATAAGATTCATGATGGGTATACTATAAGAAGACCAACAAAAAAAGACAATAATGAAAAAACCCATCCTTTTTTGCGGTTATCCGTCGCTGGTTATTTTATACCCCAGGCATTACAGTTATTTTCATGATAAGCAATTCAAAAGAAATACAAAGGTGGAAACAATCTTTCCTCATAGAACAAGGGAAAGAAGTCCACAAAAAACGCCTGGCAAGGGGGCTTTCTATTCAAGAATTATCCCGTATGATAGGTGTTCACCGTAATACCATAACCGCTATTGAACAGGGCAAACATGATTATTCATCTATGAAGGAGGGGGACCTTTAACACAAGCAGCACCATATTCACTTCCTACAAGGATGATACGGTCATGGGAGACACCAACCACGATGGCAGCGTTACCCAACCCACTGTTGGGGACTGGTACGGAATCTGGGATGATGATTTGAACAGC
The DNA window shown above is from Treponema sp. J25 and carries:
- a CDS encoding helix-turn-helix transcriptional regulator, coding for MISNSKEIQRWKQSFLIEQGKEVHKKRLARGLSIQELSRMIGVHRNTITAIEQGKHDYSSMKEGDL